ATGCTTGCCCGCGTTCCCGAGAGCATATGATCAATGCGGTGTCCGAGCGGTTGTCCCACGGTCACCGCCATTCCGGGGACAGCCGCCAATACGTTGCGGACCTCCTTCATAAACTCCTCGTTGCTCCTTTTTGTCAATCTGAACTGCACATCAATCTCGGAGCTGTTGCTCGTCTGCGAATGTTCGTCCAGTTCACCACGTCCGGTACGACGTGCAGTGCTGGCCACCTCCGGGATCTTCAGCAACTCTGTTTCCATCAGGTCTCCCAACCGGTTGGTTTCCTCCAGCGAAACTCCGGGTTTGGTCACTGCCGTTATTACCAGGGCTCCCTCGTTAAATTCCGGCAAGAAACTTCGCCCCATGGTAAAGAACAAGCCAACCGAAACCAGAAACAAGCCAATCGTAGGATAAAGCACCTTCTTCTTGTTCCGGAGCACCCATTCGAGTGATTTTTCATAAAGGCTTGTCAGCCTGACCGTCAGCCAGCTGTCTGCTTTGTTTTTATCCAGGTACTTTTCGTTGGAGAGCAACAGTTTGCACATCAGCGGAGTGACTGTCATGGCGACAATCAACGACATAAACAGCGCGACGATAAATGCAACACCAAGCGGTTTCAGCATACGTCCTTCCATTCCGGTAAGGAAGAACAACGGAATAAAGGCCACCATAATAATCAATGTCGCATTAAGAATGGATGCGCGAATTTCAATGGACGCGTTCAACACAATATCAAATACCGGCCTCCTCTCTTCCCGGGGCTTTCGATGGTTTTGTCTTAACCGCTTATACACGTTCTCCACATCAATAATGGCATCATCCACCAGTGAACCGATGGCAATAGTCATTCCTCCCAATGTCATCGTGTTGATGTTCATCCCCAGAAAGTGCAGGACGATAACCGTTCCGAACAATGAAAGCGGGATGGCCACGATGGAGATGATCGTCGTGCGAAAACTCGCTAAAAAAAGAAAAAGGATGACAACCACAAACAGCGCTCCTTCTAACATAGCGCTCCCCACATTTCTGACAGATGATTCAATAAAATCGGCCTGACGGAATATCCGGGTATTCATAACCACATCCCGAGGCAACGACTTTCCAATCTCCCCCAGGTTCTTTTCAATATTTTCAGTTACTTTTAACGTGTTGATGTTGGGTTGTTTGGAAACGGCTATTATCACAGCAGGTTCAGCATTCTCGGAAGCGTATCCGTACTTCACCGCGCTCCCGATCACTACCTCTGCCACATCAGACACTACAACGGGCCGGTTGTTCACGGTTTTAATGTGCGTGTTCCCCAGTTCCTCCAGGTCGTTGGAACGGGCCATTCCTCGAATCATGTATTCGTTTCCAAAGTCGCGGACAACACCTCCCGATGAGTTAGCGCTAAAACTTCTCCCGGCCTGAGCCAGTTCATTCATGCTCACTCCCAGAAAATCCATCTTCTGCGGATCGGCCAGGAGCTGGTACTGCTTGTAATCCCCTCCAATAATCGTAACCTGTGAGACGCCTCCCGTCGCCAGGATTGCCGGCTTCACCACCCACTCCGCTAAAGTACGCAATTCCATCTGCGAGGTGCTGTCGGACTTCAATCCGATAAAAAGGATTTCGCCCATAATGCTCGACTGTGGGGCGAGTACCGGAACAATACCTTCGGGCAATACGCTGCCCAACGTAACCATTTTCTCGCTCACCACCTGGCGCGCTTTAAAAATATCGGCACCCCAGTCAAATTCAACCCAGACAAAGGAGTATCCCTGCATCGACGCCGAGCGTACGCGGCGTACGTTGGTAGCACCGTTTACGGAAGTTTCAATGTGAAAAGTCACCAAACGCTCAACCTCCTCGGCAGACATGCCGTGGGCATCCGTCATAACAGCAACAGTAGGGGCAGTCAGATCAGGGAACACATCCACATCCATCTTCTGGGTCGTGAATAAACCGCCCACAATGAGAAGAACCGCACCCAACAACACAAAAAGCTTGTTGTTGAGTGAATAGTTTATTATCTTATTCAGCATAATTCAGGATCTTTAATTAATGAACGTGGCCGGAATGAACATCGATTGCACCCGCAGCCTGTGCCAGCTTGACCAGGATAGCTCCCTTGCTGACAACACGTTCAGCCTCCGAAACGCCCGTCGTGATTTCTGTGCGAAGCCCGTCGGTCCGTCCTCTTTTCACCAAACGTTTTTCAAAAAGTTCGGGAGTCAGTTGAACATACACAAAATAATTGCCCATCTCCTCCACTACCGCTTCATTGGCAACAGTCAACACCTCTTCTCCCGCCTGCGTCCGGATAAACATTTCGATAAAACTACCGGGAATAAAACCGGCCCGGTTGTCAACCTGAAACAGTACCGGAAGAAGGGGATTGCCCGTGTCGGCCGATTTTCCGAACGAAACTACACGGCCATTCAGCTCTTCCAGCGTGTAGGTTGCTTTGTTTTCCATAAAGCGGAAAGTAACGGTGGAAATACGGTTGAGTTCTTCAAAATATTTGGGCCGCAGTTCCGCTTTAACAAATAAGTTCCTGTTTTGAGAAACCCTTAAAACAGGCTGTCCGGCTTCTGCATACTCTCCGTTGCGTACCAGGACAGCCGCAATAAACCCGCCGATGGGTGAATTCACCGATTGTTTCCCGGCAGAGAAGTTCTTTTGCAGGTTATTGAAATTTGCCCGGGCATTTTCCATTTCGGTTTCTGCCCTCCGCAACTCGCGTTGCGAAACAATCCGGTCTTTCGCCAGTTCAGCCTTGCGGTCGTATTCTGCCCTGGCCAGGCTATACTCGTTCCTAGCCTCTGAGAAACGGACGGAGAGGTTGTTGTCGGCCATGCCGCTGCCATCGATGGTAAACAACGTTTCTCCCGCACCCACAGCTCTCCCCTCCACCACATCATCTCCGGGAAAGAGCACCACACCTCCAGTTTTTGCCACGACAATACGTTCATCGCCCGGCGACGGCTGGATTTGCCCGATCGTCCGGATGACCTGTCCGAAAGGCTCCTTCCGGATCTCTTCGGTAGCAAAATCAACCTTCCAGCTTTGTTCTTTGGTAAAAACAGCACCGTTGCTGCTTGTAATCACCGCATCCTCTGCCGCATGTATAGCGTCGTTCAGGTCGGCAAACACGGTGATTCCCTCAACGGTAAGCTGCGATATTTTACCGGATATTTTCACGTTGAACAGCAGCTTTGCTTCTCCTTTCTCCCCGGGTTTCAGGGTAAATCTGAAAATTCCCGGGCGCATGGGTGAATCGAGGGTTTGGCTTACGGTATCGTCACCTACAACCAGGCTTGCCGTTACGCTTCCGTTTTCCAGCGGTTTAAAATTTTCCAAACGAGTGAAATGAGCAAGGATTTCGCTTTCGTGACCAACAGCAAAGGGAGTTGCCTCTGCAAACATTTCAAAGCCGTCACTGTAGGAAATCAGCTGCAGATTATCCACGTGGCCGTGGTCTAGGTCCTGATCGTTGTTCCGGTTACAAGACAAGGTTGCAACCGCCAGAAACAACGCTGAAACCAAATAAGTTAATTTCATTGTAACTGATTTTAATGGAATATAAAAAGAGATGAATAATCAACCGGAAAGAGTTATTCCGGAAGTTGATCGTAAAAAAACGGTAAAAATCAGCAGAAAGGAGGAGCTCGTAATCCTTTGGATTGAGCTATATGGCTGGTATATAAAGAGATTAAATGCGGTTTTCGCAGGAAAGGAAGCGGTGTACTTTCCGGTTCAATCCGGTTGGAATAATCTGCGGGAAGGTACAGTACTGAAAACGGAGAATCACCCTCCACATCATCTCCTCCGGAGTGAAGAGTGTGGCTGTCATTGACAAAGCGGATGTAGATATTGTCCAGCAGGCAATCTTTCAACCCTAACTCCCGGTGAGCATTCCTGTCGTTTTCAGAGAAATTGGCTTTGCTATCCAGGTGCCGGCAATGATGCGCCGCATTGCTTTGATGATAAGATATACTGCAGGATTCAGAAAGCGCATGGTGATGCGGAATAAACACATGAGCCAATAAAACCATATTGGCTAAAAACATCAAACTTATTCCAATTGCTCTTTTCATCCTTGAGTATGTCCGCAAAGGTAAAAAAAAATTTATATACCCTCCAAATGAAAAGGAGATCAAGGCAAACGAAACAGTGCAGATCAGGGTTAAAATTCACGATAAAAACCCTTTAACGCTTGCATTTATGAATTTATTGTGTATTTTTGAGACGTCGAACATTTTAAAAGCAAAAGAAAAACGGACAAACTCATGAAAAATTTATCGCGTCGAAAATTTATCCGTACCGGGCTGGCAGGCTTTGCCGGGTTAACCGTGGGCGGACCGGGTTTATTGAAATTAACATATACCCCCGAAATTACCGTTGACCGGGTTAAACTGGGAAACTCAGGGCTGAACGTGTCACGTATTGCTTTGGGTACAGGTTCCCGGGGAGGATCAAAGGCATCAAACCAAACCCGGTTAGGTATGGAGAAATTTGTCGAGATAGCTCACCATGCCTACCAAAGAGGTATCCGGTTCTTCGATATGGCCGACTCGTACGGATCGCACCCGTATGTCGGTGAAGCAATAAAAAACCTCCCCCGTGAAAAAATCACCCTGCTGACAAAGATCTGGACGTATGAAGACGGATCGGACAAAAACATTCCGGTACAGGAATCCCTGGACCGTTACCGCCAGGAGCTCGGCACCGGGTATATAGATATTGTACTGATGCATTGCCTGATGCAGGGAGGTTGGAGCCAGAACCGCAGGCATTATATGGATGGATTGTCGAAAGCCAAACAAGACGGTATCATCAAAGCGGTGGGAGTCTCCTGCCACAACTGGGATGCCATGGTTGAAGCAGTAGACAACCCGTGGGTGGATGTCATCATGGCGCGCATCAATCCGTTTCAAAGCCTCATGGACGGGACTCCCGATGCGGTAAAAGAACTTCTGGGAAAAGCCCGGAAGAACGGAAAAGGGGTTATAGGCATGAAGATTTTCGGTGAAGGCCGTCACGTAAGTGACGGTGAACGCGAACAGTCGTTGAAGTTTGCGCTTACCGAGGCCAACATCCATTGCATGACGTTAGGGTTGGAATCCATTGCCCAGGTAGACGACGCTGTCGGAAAGGTCATGGGTTAGTAAAACTTCTTTTACAGTAACCGGCCCCGGTAAACCCGAAGGTAACGTTTCCCATTTATCGTAAAGTGTCTGTTGATAATTTACGTCCACCACATTGATATCGTTGAAAATACGCCACTGAACTCCCCGCCTGTCGTAATCCGAAATCCGGTTTGCGGGCAGGTTCGTAACATCGATTTCAAGCAGGTTTTCACCGTTATTCAGGTACCTGCCGATACGGGTTGTAAAAGGAACGGCAAAAAGGGTTCCTACTTCCCTTCCGTTCACATACACGCACGCACTTTCCCTCACATCACCCAGGTTAAGCAGGTACTCCCTTCCGGGAACTTTGTTTATCGTGAATTTCACGCGGTAACGTGCTGTTCCCGTATTTCTTTTCGCACGTTCTTCTCCGATTTCCGTCCAAGACATCAGGCTGTCTATTCCGAAAACGCCCCGAATGGCAGGTTCACTTTCCATAAACTCCAGACTCCAACCGTTCGTAATCCTGAACTCTTTCCCGGAATCCCGGGAATACATCCATTCCGGGACAACCACATCATCGTGGGCAAAGGTTTTCAAAACAACGGATTCACCCGGTTTCAGCTGCATATATACTTCGGTTTTTCCTTTTTCTTTACGCAACAACGCTTTTCCCGATTTGCCGTCCATCGGATTGAAAAACATGGCCGACCGGGCCTCGACGGCCAGGGGTACCCAACCGTCGATCTCGTTATCGGTCAACAACGTAAAAAAGTAATGATGACCTGTTTCGTTCTTTCTTCGAACCAGCTGCCCCCTGAATTCCTGTACAAAACTTTCGTGACCGATCTTCGCCGTTTCAAACAGTTTTGGGTAATCCGTACCGGTAATAAATTCACCCTTACCGGTTTTCTTCCGGGCTGTTTTCTGAAAATCAGCCCGGGGAAACCGGGAGATCAATCGCATGAACTTTTGTCTTCTGCCGCTTAAGTCGTTTAAACCGGGAACATCGCCGGGGTATTGATCAACGAAAATGATTTTTGCACCCTCGGTAGCCAATTCGTAAATCTTCTCCAGGGTCTCATGCGGCATAAATCTTACAGCAGGCAAGACAAGCGCCCGGTATGTAGCACCGCCAGCCGTTTTAATAAGTCCGTTTTCGACTGACGACGACCGGATAAACCGGTCTGAAATATAATCCACGTCCCTGCCGCCCGTTCTTATTTTCTCAACCGTTTGATAAAATCGGGGAAGTTTTTCGCGTAAGCCGTGTATGGAAAAAGCGAAGTAGAAATCGTCCTGCTGCTCGTACCAGATATCGTAAACCGGAAAATAGACCAACAGGTCGTTATCCGGCTTTCCGTATTGAAGGAACGATTGCACCCGGTTTATGTAGGAGAAAAAAGCAGGTGCATCTTTCCAGATCGGTTGGGTAGGCGACAGGTTCACCGATGCGTAAAAAAGCCAGCCCGGCCAGGCAGCCCCCCGGGGTGAATAAGGTGTTCCGTGAAAAAAAACATGATTTACCCCTGAAGTGAACACTTGGTCTATCTCAGCCTTGCATTGCGCCAGTGAAGTCCTGAAATGTTCCGTTAACCAGGTAAACGTTTCCGATGAGGTATAATTTTTCCCCGAAATGTGGGCAGCCGAACTGGCAAATTTCAAGGTTACCGGATCCCCGTCATTTATTTTAATCAGGCTGTCTTTTCGTAATCCGGGAATATCAAAACCCGTTATTCCAAAAATCTCGCATTCGGGAACGTCCACAGTAGCATAAAGATCCAGGATATTAGCCGGAGATCCGTGTGCCTGGTTCCGAGTGGTAGCACCGTGCCTGTTTGCCCACTCCGTCCAGGAAACCGTGAAATTTTCCAGCAACATCTCTCCCATCGTTTCCCGGTAATCGGAAATCACTCTACGGGAGGTATCTGTTTGTCCTTTACCCAATAACTCGGGCAGGTATTCCTCCAGCTTATATCCTCTTCGCTGTTCAAATTCCTCCAAAAAGCCGGGACTCCAGTTTGCTCCGTAAACTTCGTAAGAATCGTTGAAAAATGCGTTCGGCCGCGGGGCGCCACTGCGAGAAAAAGCATCGTCAAACCTGTTGAGGTAATTTTTTACGGCACTTTTGTTGAAATGATCCATTACATACCCCAGGCCACCCGGCGCAGCACGCTTTACCTGCTGAAATGTCTTCCCGACAAACAACGCAATCAGCCTCCAGTTCCCCGCCGGTGCCAGCCAATCTAAAATGCCGTCCTGACCCACGGAGGAAGTCAGGTCTGTTTTTTGGCCGTCATCGGAAAAAGCGTACAGCTTAGACAGGTATGCCACTTTTCTCTGTTCTTCATCCCCGATCGTGATTTTCATCTCCATTCTTGTACCTCCCTTCACTTTATATTCCTGAAACAGTGCTTTTGTTGCTGCATCCTCAACCGTTACACCGGGGCCCCCAAAAGGCCATCCGGTTCCCGTATTCATGTCTACCTCCATGCCCAGCCGGTGCGCTTCGGATACGGTATGGGAAAGCATTTCCATCCATTTCGGAGAGAGATAGTTTATGTACTGGGGTTCACCGTTCTTTACCCCATAGATCGGCGTGATCTCTACTCCACCCATGCCCGCTCTGGCCAGTTCTTCGAGATTATAGCTTAAATTGGGTGGGTCTACCGCGCTTCCCAACCACCACCAGCGTGTCCACGGCTTACATTCGACGGAAGGCCGGGGCCATGAATTGTGTTGGGAACTTACGGCTGTAATATGTATTAACACGATAAAAAAAAGCAGGATCCTCTTCATTTGAATAGAGTTGATTATTCGATTCCTTTCCGGTATTGTTTCATGTTCTCTCTGCCACTATAGCTTCCTGTTCCGGATACGGGTCCCGGAGTTCCGCCCGTATCAATGCTCGGAGAAGGAAAAAGGTTGTTCTCCCGGTAAAGGTAATAATTTTTATTAAAAAAATTTTCCCGGCACGGATTAAACCAAATATTATCCATTTCAAGCTTTTCGATACGCATTAAGAAACTTTTTTTTTATCCAGCTGTTTATTGTTTGCTATACCGTCAATAAAATCATATGAACAAAAGAAAAATATTCGAGCAACGGAGGCAGTTTTTGCAGGAAATGGAAGAGGTTGCCGTACAAAAACAGCATGCCAAGCTCAAACTTACTGCACGCGAAAGATTAAACGTGTTGTTCGACGAAGGGA
This portion of the Petrimonas sulfuriphila genome encodes:
- a CDS encoding efflux RND transporter permease subunit — encoded protein: MLNKIINYSLNNKLFVLLGAVLLIVGGLFTTQKMDVDVFPDLTAPTVAVMTDAHGMSAEEVERLVTFHIETSVNGATNVRRVRSASMQGYSFVWVEFDWGADIFKARQVVSEKMVTLGSVLPEGIVPVLAPQSSIMGEILFIGLKSDSTSQMELRTLAEWVVKPAILATGGVSQVTIIGGDYKQYQLLADPQKMDFLGVSMNELAQAGRSFSANSSGGVVRDFGNEYMIRGMARSNDLEELGNTHIKTVNNRPVVVSDVAEVVIGSAVKYGYASENAEPAVIIAVSKQPNINTLKVTENIEKNLGEIGKSLPRDVVMNTRIFRQADFIESSVRNVGSAMLEGALFVVVILFLFLASFRTTIISIVAIPLSLFGTVIVLHFLGMNINTMTLGGMTIAIGSLVDDAIIDVENVYKRLRQNHRKPREERRPVFDIVLNASIEIRASILNATLIIMVAFIPLFFLTGMEGRMLKPLGVAFIVALFMSLIVAMTVTPLMCKLLLSNEKYLDKNKADSWLTVRLTSLYEKSLEWVLRNKKKVLYPTIGLFLVSVGLFFTMGRSFLPEFNEGALVITAVTKPGVSLEETNRLGDLMETELLKIPEVASTARRTGRGELDEHSQTSNSSEIDVQFRLTKRSNEEFMKEVRNVLAAVPGMAVTVGQPLGHRIDHMLSGTRASIAIKLFGTDLSDLFMLGNQIQHSIKGIDGLVDVSVEQQTETPQLQLRANRGMLSKYGISVEDFNRFVELAFAGEKLADIYEGQRSFELILRLNGNYTESIDRVRSALIDVGSGRKVPLEEIADIVSVGGPSSISRENVQRKIVVSANTSGRDLKSVVDDIRQNIEENVVLPEGYRIEYGGQFETAANATRTLLIASLLAVCVIFLLLYGEFKDLTLSAIVLLNLPLALIGGVLAVFFTSGVISIPSIIGFITLFGIATRNGILLISRYQHMQQDGEPLHQRVLHGSTDRLNPILMTALTAALALVPLVFQGGKPGNEIQSPMAVVVLGGLLTSTLLNIFIVPIVYETIEKKRKK
- a CDS encoding efflux RND transporter periplasmic adaptor subunit produces the protein MKLTYLVSALFLAVATLSCNRNNDQDLDHGHVDNLQLISYSDGFEMFAEATPFAVGHESEILAHFTRLENFKPLENGSVTASLVVGDDTVSQTLDSPMRPGIFRFTLKPGEKGEAKLLFNVKISGKISQLTVEGITVFADLNDAIHAAEDAVITSSNGAVFTKEQSWKVDFATEEIRKEPFGQVIRTIGQIQPSPGDERIVVAKTGGVVLFPGDDVVEGRAVGAGETLFTIDGSGMADNNLSVRFSEARNEYSLARAEYDRKAELAKDRIVSQRELRRAETEMENARANFNNLQKNFSAGKQSVNSPIGGFIAAVLVRNGEYAEAGQPVLRVSQNRNLFVKAELRPKYFEELNRISTVTFRFMENKATYTLEELNGRVVSFGKSADTGNPLLPVLFQVDNRAGFIPGSFIEMFIRTQAGEEVLTVANEAVVEEMGNYFVYVQLTPELFEKRLVKRGRTDGLRTEITTGVSEAERVVSKGAILVKLAQAAGAIDVHSGHVH
- a CDS encoding aldo/keto reductase, with amino-acid sequence MKNLSRRKFIRTGLAGFAGLTVGGPGLLKLTYTPEITVDRVKLGNSGLNVSRIALGTGSRGGSKASNQTRLGMEKFVEIAHHAYQRGIRFFDMADSYGSHPYVGEAIKNLPREKITLLTKIWTYEDGSDKNIPVQESLDRYRQELGTGYIDIVLMHCLMQGGWSQNRRHYMDGLSKAKQDGIIKAVGVSCHNWDAMVEAVDNPWVDVIMARINPFQSLMDGTPDAVKELLGKARKNGKGVIGMKIFGEGRHVSDGEREQSLKFALTEANIHCMTLGLESIAQVDDAVGKVMG
- a CDS encoding glycosyl hydrolase family 2, producing MKRILLFFIVLIHITAVSSQHNSWPRPSVECKPWTRWWWLGSAVDPPNLSYNLEELARAGMGGVEITPIYGVKNGEPQYINYLSPKWMEMLSHTVSEAHRLGMEVDMNTGTGWPFGGPGVTVEDAATKALFQEYKVKGGTRMEMKITIGDEEQRKVAYLSKLYAFSDDGQKTDLTSSVGQDGILDWLAPAGNWRLIALFVGKTFQQVKRAAPGGLGYVMDHFNKSAVKNYLNRFDDAFSRSGAPRPNAFFNDSYEVYGANWSPGFLEEFEQRRGYKLEEYLPELLGKGQTDTSRRVISDYRETMGEMLLENFTVSWTEWANRHGATTRNQAHGSPANILDLYATVDVPECEIFGITGFDIPGLRKDSLIKINDGDPVTLKFASSAAHISGKNYTSSETFTWLTEHFRTSLAQCKAEIDQVFTSGVNHVFFHGTPYSPRGAAWPGWLFYASVNLSPTQPIWKDAPAFFSYINRVQSFLQYGKPDNDLLVYFPVYDIWYEQQDDFYFAFSIHGLREKLPRFYQTVEKIRTGGRDVDYISDRFIRSSSVENGLIKTAGGATYRALVLPAVRFMPHETLEKIYELATEGAKIIFVDQYPGDVPGLNDLSGRRQKFMRLISRFPRADFQKTARKKTGKGEFITGTDYPKLFETAKIGHESFVQEFRGQLVRRKNETGHHYFFTLLTDNEIDGWVPLAVEARSAMFFNPMDGKSGKALLRKEKGKTEVYMQLKPGESVVLKTFAHDDVVVPEWMYSRDSGKEFRITNGWSLEFMESEPAIRGVFGIDSLMSWTEIGEERAKRNTGTARYRVKFTINKVPGREYLLNLGDVRESACVYVNGREVGTLFAVPFTTRIGRYLNNGENLLEIDVTNLPANRISDYDRRGVQWRIFNDINVVDVNYQQTLYDKWETLPSGLPGPVTVKEVLLTHDLSDSVVYLGNGFQP